The proteins below come from a single Papaver somniferum cultivar HN1 chromosome 11, ASM357369v1, whole genome shotgun sequence genomic window:
- the LOC113324889 gene encoding uncharacterized protein LOC113324889 codes for MASVQVKEEESGDQQITETVLSNSKGPRVGLSLRIMIDIFLSSLSVMFLRRSIRWIFGYRRSIWYHITFTCCPTVPERKERRSRIFLDTSKFKVSCIVGIPLNHGWTVDARCNNELSVLVTDLCSQPDLVLEKLNECNVLVTDQCAQPDLVLEKLSEKSHRVDPLTADLLWKDFKKKMQCRPALRNPSVHV; via the exons ATGGCGTCGGTACAAGTTAAAGAAGAAGAGTCAGGTGATCAACAAATTACGGAGACTGTACTCTCAAACTCTAAAGGACCTCGAGTAGGATTGTCTCTCAGGATAATGATAGACATTTTCCTCTCGTCGCTGTCT GTTATGTTCTTGCGGCGAAGCATACGTTGGATTTTTGGATACCGTAGGAGTATCTGGTACCATATTACTTTCACATGTTGCCCGACTGTGCCTG AACGGAAAGAAAGAAGATCTCGCAT ATTTTTGGACACATCAAAGTTTAAAGTTTCCTGCATTGTTGGAATTCCCCTCAATCATGGCTGGACGGTGGATGCTCGG TGTAACAATGAGCTTTCTGTCTTAGTTACTGACCTATGCTCTCAACCTGATCTGGTGTTGGAGAAGCTAAATGAG TGTAATGTCTTAGTTACTGATCAATGTGCTCAACCTGATCTGGTGTTGGAGAAGCTAAGTGAG AAGTCCCACAGAGTTGATCCACTCACGGCAGATTTATTATGGAAGGATTTCAAGAAAAAGATGCAATGTAGACCCGCACTGCGGAATCCTAGTGTGCATGTTTGA